In one window of Sardina pilchardus chromosome 23, fSarPil1.1, whole genome shotgun sequence DNA:
- the LOC134071387 gene encoding protein FAM222A-like encodes MLACLQRSQTHAPQHLMGGGKIPELQLPVPRKSEMSSVHSPRYPTPAELDAFARKAAENPLSIKIFPTNIRVPQHKQISRTVNGLDTTGTRYSPYAQPYSGGYQGLLAVVRTPTVSGGGGGGGGSKGVLKTAEGKRAKLSPAHIAVAPYAPPANSAVASRLRQKAYGVGHCKPLEVSNIPGPPNVIMAASVVPVSGGQSMPLAPQSEIPVQSLLRHMGRPPHAAHAQGLQQLGEAQTSSPAFQAATAAAGGGSGVVGGTAVTCSDSGFALAAPPHSGLAYSGAVLPMQSADTATGGQYMDSVDYALWHHKQHKQQQQQQQQQQQQQHHQHYHQGALRMYGANSGGGAVVSRSPETCVPQMAFRGGGGGGMVGGGSLERVGSSPLHCPAMHGEFSVGQFFAPPWNSVLATPDSDCYNSLELPLGSAMGLPHPHPHSHSHSHSHPHHHHLHHQPHMLPQHYPSDRGSLGLCCGGGGGPVGPPSRTLCHASVLSSSLQSLECLISDIHPPCIKERMLGRGYEAVGGAVGMMGTRLLDPQAAHIQLPVFR; translated from the exons ATGTTGGCGTGTTTACAGAGGAGCCAGACCCACGCGCCCCAGCATCTGATGGGGGGTGGCAAGATCCCAGAGCTGCAGCTGCCCGTCCCTCGAAAGA GTGAGATGAGTTCTGTCCACTCTCCCCGATACCCGACCCCAGCCGAGCTGGACGCCTTTGCCCGCAAGGCGGCCGAAAACCCCTTGTCCATCAAGATTTTCCCCACCAACATCAGGGTCCCGCAGCACAAGCAGATCAGCCGGACGGTCAACGGCCTGGACACCACCGGCACGCGGTACAGCCCATACGCCCAGCCGTACTCCGGGGGCTACCAGGGCCTGCTGGCCGTGGTCAGGACTCCCACGGtgagcggcggcggtggcggcggcggcggcagcaaaGGTGTGCTGAAGACCGCCGAGGGCAAACGGGCGAAGCTGTCCCCCGCCCACATCGCCGTGGCTCCGTACGCGCCGCCGGCCAACAGCGCGGTGGCCAGCAGGCTCCGGCAGAAGGCCTACGGCGTGGGCCACTGCAAGCCCCTGGAGGTGTCCAACATCCCAGGGCCGCCCAACGTCATCATGGCCGCCTCGGTGGTCCCCGTGTCGGGGGGACAGAGCATGCCCCTGGCGCCCCAGTCGGAGATCCCCGTGCAAAGCCTGCTGCGACACATGGGGAGGCCACCCCACGCAGCCCACGCCCAGGGACTACAGCAGCTGGGCGAGGCCCAGACGTCCAGCCCTGCTTTCCAGGCGGCGACCGCCGCCGCCGGTGGAGGTAGCGGTGTTGTCGGAGGCACCGCCGTGACCTGCTCGGACTCGGGTTTCGCCCTGGCCGCTCCCCCGCACAGCGGCCTGGCCTACTCAGGAGCCGTGCTGCCCATGCAGAGTGCGGACACGGCCACCGGGGGGCAGTATATGGACAGTGTGGATTACGCGCTATGGCACCACAAACAGcataaacagcagcagcagcagcagcaacagcaacagcagcagcagcatcatcagcaTTACCACCAGGGGGCGCTACGGATGTACGGGGCGAACAGCGGAGGCGGCGCGGTGGTCAGCCGCTCCCCCGAAACCTGCGTCCCCCAGATGGCCTTCCgcggcgggggcgggggcgggatGGTCGGGGGCGGCTCGCTGGAGCGCGTGGGCTCCTCGCCGCTGCACTGCCCGGCCATGCACGGCGAGTTCTCCGTGGGCCAGTTCTTCGCGCCGCCCTGGAACAGCGTGCTGGCCACCCCGGACAGCGACTGTTACAACTCCCTGGAGCTGCCCCTCGGCTCGGCCATGGGGCtcccgcacccccacccccactcccactcccactcccactcccacccccaccaccaccacctccaccaccagcccCACATGCTCCCCCAGCACTACCCCTCCGACCGGGGGAGCCTCGGCCTctgctgcggcggcggcggcggtccTGTCGGGCCCCCCAGCCGGACCCTGTGCCACGCCTCGGTGCTCAGCAGCAGCCTGCAGTCTCTGGAGTGCCTGATCAGCGACATCCACCCCCCTTGTATCAAGGAGCGCATGCTGGGCCGGGGCTACGAGGCGGTGGGCGGGGCGGTGGGCATGATGGGAACGCGGCTCCTCGACCCTCAGGCCGCGCACATCCAGCTCCCCGTCTTCAGATAA